In the genome of Saprospiraceae bacterium, one region contains:
- a CDS encoding DUF3817 domain-containing protein encodes MNKSSYQSSIGRFRIIAICEGISYLLLLFIAMPLKYFSNFPQAVLIVGWIHGFLFIAYMIAGLDVSIKYKWGLKRICIAVIASLLPFGPFILDRKILSKEMDRV; translated from the coding sequence ATGAATAAGTCAAGTTATCAAAGCTCGATAGGACGTTTTAGAATCATTGCAATTTGCGAAGGTATTTCGTACTTGCTTTTGTTATTTATTGCAATGCCATTAAAATATTTTTCGAATTTTCCTCAAGCTGTATTAATTGTCGGTTGGATTCATGGATTTCTGTTTATTGCATACATGATCGCCGGACTGGATGTTTCAATAAAATATAAATGGGGTTTAAAAAGAATTTGCATTGCTGTTATTGCATCCCTTTTACCATTTGGACCTTTTATCTTAGATCGAAAAATTCTAAGTAAAGAAATGGATCGTGTCTAA
- a CDS encoding TIGR00645 family protein — MNKLESIFEQLIFGSRWLQAPLYAGLIIGGFLYAYKFIVELIHLCTTITEITETALMLGVLTLVDITMVANLLIMVIIGGYSTFVSRLDIDKHTDKPEWLQKVDAGTLKVKLAGSLVGVSGIHLLQIFINIENKDPEDVKWQVIIHIVFLVSSLALAITEKILHAKHA, encoded by the coding sequence ATGAACAAACTAGAATCCATATTTGAACAACTCATTTTTGGCAGCCGTTGGTTGCAAGCTCCACTTTATGCTGGACTTATCATTGGTGGTTTTTTGTATGCGTATAAATTTATTGTGGAATTAATTCATTTATGCACTACGATAACGGAAATCACAGAAACCGCTTTAATGTTGGGAGTCCTCACCTTAGTAGACATTACGATGGTGGCGAACCTTCTTATTATGGTAATTATTGGTGGATATTCTACCTTTGTAAGTCGTTTAGACATAGACAAGCATACTGACAAACCTGAATGGTTGCAAAAAGTAGATGCGGGTACTTTAAAAGTAAAATTAGCAGGTTCGTTAGTTGGGGTATCTGGAATTCATCTACTTCAAATATTTATCAATATTGAAAATAAAGATCCGGAAGATGTAAAATGGCAAGTAATTATCCATATAGTTTTTCTTGTATCTTCATTAGCCCTTGCCATTACAGAAAAAATATTACATGCGAAACATGCCTAA
- a CDS encoding YceI family protein, translating to MKRIFGFTEIIGILTFFSFLSNKLHTDVYKVDANQSSLEWIGEKITGKHNGTIKFISGEIKNNHGSIHGVFEFDMTSIECQDLEPGPNKTKLETFLKSSNFFDAALFPKSQFIITSVTPLKETNVGTNTHTIKGLLTIKDKTNEISFGAKLTLQGNRFSCLGIATIDRTKFDIKYRSKTFFPDIGDKMIYDEFTLKFNVVANK from the coding sequence ATGAAACGTATATTTGGATTTACAGAAATTATTGGGATACTCACTTTTTTTTCATTTTTATCCAATAAATTACATACAGATGTATATAAAGTCGATGCCAATCAAAGTTCACTTGAATGGATTGGAGAAAAAATTACAGGCAAACACAATGGCACTATAAAATTTATAAGTGGCGAAATAAAAAACAATCATGGGTCTATCCATGGTGTTTTTGAATTTGATATGACATCCATAGAATGTCAAGACCTTGAACCAGGGCCAAATAAAACAAAACTTGAAACATTTCTTAAATCATCAAATTTTTTTGATGCAGCCTTATTTCCAAAATCACAATTTATCATTACATCCGTCACCCCTTTAAAAGAAACCAATGTTGGAACGAATACACATACTATAAAAGGGTTACTTACCATCAAGGATAAAACAAATGAAATTTCATTTGGTGCTAAGCTTACACTACAGGGCAATCGCTTTTCTTGTCTAGGAATAGCAACGATAGACCGCACAAAATTTGATATTAAATACCGCTCTAAAACATTTTTTCCAGATATTGGAGACAAAATGATATATGATGAATTTACATTAAAATTTAATGTTGTA